A single genomic interval of uncultured Desulfobacter sp. harbors:
- a CDS encoding ATP-binding cassette domain-containing protein gives MDQPFIELIDIHKSFSSNNVLDGVNLAIEKGLVTCVIGKSGCGKSVLLKHIIGLMQPDSGQVCVDGMPTNQMDKRQRHRFHRQISYMFQDNALFDFLTVWENIALPLTEKRKMPMDQIRQRVKEKMQMLEISSHENKYPAQLSGGIKKRVALARALITEPDAVLFDEPTSGLDPVRRNSVHAMISTYQKEFGFTAVIVSHGIPEIFTISQRVAMLDQGKIIYFGTSDGISQTDNEIVKAFISGKEA, from the coding sequence ATGGATCAGCCTTTCATTGAACTGATAGATATTCACAAAAGTTTTTCAAGCAACAATGTGCTTGACGGCGTCAATCTTGCCATTGAAAAGGGTCTGGTGACATGTGTAATCGGTAAAAGCGGTTGCGGAAAATCTGTGTTGCTCAAACATATTATTGGTCTGATGCAGCCGGATTCAGGTCAGGTTTGCGTGGATGGGATGCCCACGAATCAAATGGACAAGCGGCAAAGACATCGGTTTCACAGGCAGATATCCTATATGTTCCAGGACAATGCGCTGTTTGATTTTTTAACGGTGTGGGAAAATATTGCTCTGCCGTTAACCGAGAAGCGAAAAATGCCCATGGATCAAATCCGACAGCGGGTTAAGGAAAAAATGCAGATGCTGGAGATCAGCAGCCACGAAAATAAATATCCGGCCCAGTTGTCCGGAGGGATAAAAAAGCGTGTGGCCCTTGCCCGGGCTCTCATTACCGAGCCCGATGCCGTGCTTTTTGACGAACCCACGTCAGGGCTTGATCCGGTGAGAAGAAACAGTGTTCATGCCATGATTTCCACATACCAGAAAGAATTCGGCTTTACCGCAGTTATTGTCAGCCATGGTATTCCGGAGATATTTACTATATCACAGCGTGTGGCCATGCTTGACCAGGGTAAAATTATTTACTTTGGAACGAGTGACGGGATTTCTCAAACTGATAATGAGATCGTAAAGGCGTTTATTTCAGGAAAAGAGGCCTAA
- the mlaD gene encoding outer membrane lipid asymmetry maintenance protein MlaD, whose amino-acid sequence MKSINKELYVGLFVIIGLLCAGYLTIVLGGVPMFNAKGYTLYAYFTSVSGLKNGAGIEMAGVEIGNVSEITLDKERLEAKVSFRINEGIELSEDSIASIKTAGIIGEKYISISPGGSDLMLEEEEAINNTESALDIESLVRKFIFKDDH is encoded by the coding sequence ATGAAATCAATTAATAAGGAGTTATATGTAGGCCTCTTTGTTATCATCGGCCTTTTGTGTGCGGGGTATCTTACAATCGTCCTGGGCGGTGTTCCGATGTTCAACGCCAAGGGGTATACCCTCTATGCATATTTTACCTCTGTAAGCGGTTTGAAAAACGGTGCCGGCATTGAGATGGCAGGAGTTGAGATCGGCAATGTCTCTGAAATTACGCTGGATAAAGAGCGTCTGGAGGCAAAGGTTTCCTTCAGGATAAACGAGGGGATAGAACTTAGTGAAGATAGTATTGCCTCTATTAAAACCGCAGGCATCATCGGTGAAAAATATATTTCCATTTCTCCGGGCGGCTCTGATCTCATGTTGGAAGAGGAAGAAGCGATTAATAATACCGAATCCGCCCTTGATATTGAATCACTGGTCAGAAAATTTATTTTTAAAGATGATCATTAA
- a CDS encoding VacJ family lipoprotein produces the protein MKFYPAFINIIMILTVITSPAVAGNSADQTGQTTSFSGSGPSPDQATGLYGRVDTAEDDGFEADIFQEGQVDQSAHTIVSDPLEGFNRAVFVFNDKLYLYGLKPITKGYARVVPTFARKGIRNFFNNLFFPIRFVNKLLQGKGEAAGMEFSAFFINTTLGFGGFNDFAQKYVGIRFQDEDFGQTLGTYGIGNGFYLMLPVLGPSSLRDAVGRAGDWFINPINYAQPWELSWGSWGLEKVNWISFHIGEYEAFKKASIDPYTAMRNAYIQNRNALVEDLPGAQKLKHSKNKDKTQSMTVLQ, from the coding sequence ATGAAATTTTATCCGGCTTTTATAAATATAATTATGATCCTGACAGTGATCACATCTCCGGCTGTTGCCGGAAACTCAGCCGATCAAACCGGGCAAACGACATCTTTCTCAGGCTCAGGTCCTTCCCCTGACCAGGCAACCGGACTATACGGCCGGGTAGATACGGCAGAGGATGACGGATTCGAAGCAGATATTTTTCAGGAAGGTCAAGTAGATCAGAGCGCCCATACCATAGTATCAGACCCCCTTGAAGGATTTAACCGTGCTGTTTTCGTCTTTAACGATAAACTTTACCTGTATGGCTTAAAGCCCATAACAAAGGGGTACGCCCGGGTCGTTCCCACCTTTGCCCGTAAAGGAATCAGAAATTTTTTTAACAACCTGTTTTTTCCCATCCGATTTGTCAATAAACTGCTTCAGGGCAAAGGCGAAGCTGCAGGTATGGAATTCTCAGCTTTTTTCATCAATACAACCCTTGGTTTTGGCGGATTTAATGATTTTGCCCAAAAATATGTGGGCATCCGGTTTCAGGATGAAGATTTTGGCCAAACCCTTGGCACATACGGTATTGGTAACGGATTTTACCTCATGCTGCCCGTTCTTGGTCCCAGTTCGTTGAGGGATGCCGTGGGCAGGGCAGGGGACTGGTTTATTAATCCCATCAATTATGCACAACCCTGGGAATTGTCCTGGGGGAGCTGGGGGCTTGAAAAGGTGAACTGGATATCATTTCACATCGGAGAGTATGAAGCTTTCAAAAAAGCCTCAATAGATCCTTATACAGCCATGCGTAACGCCTATATCCAGAACCGCAACGCCCTTGTCGAAGATTTGCCCGGCGCGCAAAAACTAAAACACAGTAAAAATAAAGACAAGACGCAGTCTATGACTGTTCTTCAATGA
- a CDS encoding nitrilase-related carbon-nitrogen hydrolase: protein MQNIRVNLVIQNCPVNRFAHNLALTVKHVSAAAQHNCDFVVFPEMNLTGYAPSDLSNAVALDSGWMDGLNRLAQKHNIAILTGLVEKTDSEKIYATHLVFRPDRPVAMYRKIHLSPFEAPYFTRGEDVDVFNFKRVNFGIQLCYDAHFPELSTAMALKKADIIFIPHASPRGTPGEKSASWKRHLTARAFDNAVFVAAVNQVGENDAGLNFPGISMMVGPDGFLAGENIAYENKMNIHELDISLLQHIRTHKMRYFLPNRRANLIEEQS, encoded by the coding sequence ATGCAAAACATCCGTGTGAACCTGGTCATCCAAAACTGCCCCGTGAACCGGTTTGCGCATAATCTTGCCCTGACGGTTAAACATGTTTCTGCTGCAGCACAGCACAACTGTGATTTTGTTGTGTTCCCTGAAATGAACCTTACAGGTTATGCACCCTCAGATTTAAGTAATGCCGTTGCCCTTGATTCCGGATGGATGGATGGACTGAATCGGCTTGCACAAAAGCACAATATTGCCATACTAACCGGACTTGTTGAAAAAACGGATTCGGAAAAAATCTATGCCACCCACCTGGTATTTCGTCCGGATCGTCCGGTTGCCATGTACAGAAAAATTCATTTATCTCCATTTGAGGCGCCCTATTTCACCCGTGGAGAAGATGTAGATGTATTCAATTTCAAACGTGTAAATTTTGGAATCCAGCTTTGTTACGACGCCCATTTCCCGGAATTATCCACGGCCATGGCATTAAAAAAAGCGGATATTATTTTTATTCCCCATGCGTCTCCAAGGGGAACGCCTGGGGAAAAAAGCGCATCCTGGAAGCGTCATTTAACGGCCCGGGCATTTGATAATGCAGTGTTTGTGGCAGCTGTTAATCAGGTCGGTGAAAATGATGCAGGACTTAATTTTCCCGGAATTTCGATGATGGTCGGTCCTGACGGATTTTTGGCAGGTGAAAACATCGCATATGAAAATAAGATGAACATCCATGAGTTGGACATATCATTACTCCAACACATCCGCACCCATAAAATGAGGTATTTCTTGCCCAACAGGCGGGCCAATCTCATTGAAGAACAGTCATAG
- a CDS encoding Lrp/AsnC family transcriptional regulator, protein MIEDQTRKTILNRIQADFPIHPRPYKILAEELGLSEDQLINEIEQMKQEMIIRRIGGNFSPDRLGFYSTLCAARVDTDKIELFATTVNAFNGVTHNYQRDHQYNIWFTFIAPSIKEIEESLEIISQKTGVTEILNLPATHVFKIAANFKV, encoded by the coding sequence ATGATAGAAGACCAGACAAGAAAAACCATACTGAATAGGATCCAGGCTGATTTCCCCATTCATCCAAGGCCCTACAAAATTCTGGCCGAAGAGTTGGGGCTAAGTGAAGATCAGCTCATAAATGAAATTGAGCAGATGAAACAAGAGATGATTATTCGCAGGATCGGCGGAAACTTCAGCCCTGACCGCTTAGGGTTTTATTCCACCCTGTGCGCGGCCCGGGTGGACACTGACAAAATTGAGCTGTTCGCCACGACCGTTAACGCTTTTAATGGTGTTACCCATAATTATCAAAGGGATCATCAGTATAATATCTGGTTTACGTTTATTGCGCCTTCAATTAAAGAAATTGAAGAAAGCCTTGAAATTATTTCGCAAAAAACCGGTGTGACCGAAATTCTCAACCTGCCGGCCACCCATGTATTCAAAATAGCAGCTAATTTTAAAGTCTGA
- a CDS encoding TusE/DsrC/DsvC family sulfur relay protein — protein sequence MATLEFNGKTFEIDEDGFLLDYGMYNEEWVKYVQTQEGIDEMTDEHWKLVQVLQDYYEKNGIAPMVRVLSKLTKFKLKHIYELFPSGPGKGACKMAGLPKPTGCV from the coding sequence ATGGCAACACTTGAATTTAATGGAAAAACATTCGAAATAGATGAAGACGGATTTCTTCTTGATTACGGTATGTACAACGAAGAATGGGTAAAATATGTACAAACCCAGGAAGGCATCGACGAAATGACCGACGAACACTGGAAACTGGTTCAAGTTCTCCAGGACTACTACGAAAAAAACGGTATTGCTCCCATGGTTCGTGTTCTTTCCAAGCTCACCAAGTTCAAACTTAAACACATCTATGAATTGTTCCCCTCCGGACCTGGTAAAGGTGCTTGCAAAATGGCTGGCCTTCCGAAACCGACCGGTTGTGTATAG
- the miaA gene encoding tRNA (adenosine(37)-N6)-dimethylallyltransferase MiaA, whose product MTKIITICGPTGVGKTGFAIALARELNGEIIGADSMQIYKYMDIGTAKPDERERQLAIHHLVDFLDPAENFDAKRFSALADQAISDIAKRGRVPVVAGGTGFYIRALLHGLFRGKPACPATLDQLNQTLEENGGPALHEQLKKCDPKAAEKIHPNDGFRIVRALEVFLTTGVPISQCRQIHDFKSDRYQSLTFGLHMDRKLLYDRINRRVDLMMAQGLLEEVKNLVSQGYSLELKSMQSIGYRHMGMYIKGDVSLDEAVRLLKRDTRRYAKRQFTWFKKEKGLIWINAEDIEKAIKTANDFLR is encoded by the coding sequence ATGACAAAAATTATAACGATATGCGGCCCCACAGGCGTTGGAAAAACAGGCTTCGCCATTGCTCTGGCCCGGGAACTGAATGGCGAAATCATTGGTGCAGACTCTATGCAGATCTACAAATATATGGATATTGGGACTGCCAAACCCGATGAAAGGGAAAGACAGCTCGCCATACACCACCTGGTTGACTTCCTTGATCCGGCAGAGAATTTTGATGCAAAACGTTTTAGCGCCCTGGCAGATCAAGCCATCTCCGATATTGCAAAACGTGGCAGGGTCCCTGTGGTGGCCGGAGGAACAGGGTTTTATATCCGGGCGTTACTCCATGGCCTGTTCAGAGGGAAACCGGCTTGCCCGGCAACCCTTGATCAACTCAATCAGACCCTTGAAGAAAATGGCGGTCCGGCACTTCATGAACAATTGAAAAAATGTGATCCAAAAGCTGCGGAAAAAATTCATCCCAATGATGGCTTCAGAATTGTAAGGGCCCTTGAAGTTTTTTTAACCACAGGGGTTCCCATTTCCCAATGCCGGCAGATCCATGATTTCAAATCAGACCGATACCAAAGTCTTACCTTTGGGCTTCACATGGATCGAAAATTATTATATGACCGGATCAATCGGCGTGTGGATCTTATGATGGCCCAGGGCCTCCTTGAGGAGGTGAAAAATCTTGTGAGCCAAGGTTATTCCCTGGAATTGAAATCCATGCAGTCCATCGGTTACCGGCATATGGGGATGTATATAAAAGGAGACGTCAGTCTCGACGAGGCGGTGCGGTTGCTTAAACGCGATACCCGCAGGTATGCCAAGCGCCAGTTTACCTGGTTCAAAAAGGAAAAGGGATTGATCTGGATTAATGCCGAAGATATAGAAAAAGCTATTAAAACGGCAAACGACTTTTTGAGATAA